In one window of Gopherus evgoodei ecotype Sinaloan lineage chromosome 9, rGopEvg1_v1.p, whole genome shotgun sequence DNA:
- the CCDC160 gene encoding coiled-coil domain-containing protein 160 isoform X1, which translates to MPEPSGFSKTANMGLCPKDSYIVGERNARKIHLSQLQAMETLEMENKGKHWVEKLFSPHFSAQDFFSQVYQPESLMFEKLALARAKRVEEIYNRAIKNFQEEKRLKRKECFSKLIVREYEPNIVSAKINISKKEREGDSACCGAGNLDVGTEESLKKTEGHCIWNAKELADLRQEMHKNHVEGVSLKLQLSTLNAELVELKAKCKKIQVDFENAEQELLNSKKEVRCKNTQLQQIQKDSLKKDFELQTLKQHLHEKSANIRSLNQELLQARKEIQSLDLKNKDLQQEVKKLKQQHDLGYKACIEKVKLHYDLKIRNIQKELEDVKSELSDEKLLHAKNVKALEILRKHFSAQPLSNIFDNLRVDFL; encoded by the exons ATGCCTGAGCCCTCTGGCTTCTCAAAAACTGCTAATATGGGTCTCTGTCCTAAAGATTCCTATATTGTTGGAGAAAGGAATGCCAGGAAAATTCACCTCTCTCAGCTCCAG GCAATGGAAACCTTAGAAATGGAGAACAAAGGTAAACATTGGGTGGAGAAGTTATTTTCTCCTCATTTTAGTGCACAAGATTTTTTTAGTCAAGTCTATCAGCCTGAATCGCTGATGTTTGAAAAATTGGCTTTAGCGAGAGCAAAGAGAGTGGAAGAAATCTACAATAGAGCAATTAAAAATTTTCAAGAAGAAAAAAGGCTCAAAAGGAAAGAATGTTTTTCCAAACTCATTGTACGAGAATATGAACCAAACATAGTAAGTGCAAAGATAAACAtttcaaagaaggaaagagaaggggaTTCTGCCTGCTGTGGAGCTGGTAATTTAGATGTTGGGACTGAAGAAAGCTTAAAGAAAACAGAGGGTCATTGTATCTGGAATGCAAAGGAATTAGCAGATTTGCGACAAGAAATGCACAAGAACCATGTGGAAGGAGTTTCTCTGAAACTTCAGCTGTCCACCTTGAATGCAGAGTTAGTGGAACTGAAAGCTAAATGCAAAAAAATACAAGTGGACTTTGAAAATGCTGAACAAGAACTTCTAAACTCCAAAAAAGAGGTTCGCTGCAAAAATACCCAATTACAGCAGATTCAAAAGGACAgcttaaaaaaagattttgagCTTCAAACCTTAAAACAACATTTACATGAAAAATCAGCAAACATAAGAAGCTTAAATCAAGAGCTGCTTCAGGCAAGAAAAGAGATTCAGAGTTTGGATCTAAAGAACAAGGATTTACAACAAGAAGTTAAGAAGTTAAAACAGCAACATGATCTTGGATATAAGGCCTGCATAGAaaaggtgaaactgcattatgatttaaaaataagaaacatACAAAAAGAACTGGAGGATGTTAAAAGTGAGCTGAGTGATGAAAAGCTTTTGCATGCTAAGAATGTTAAGGCTTTGGAAATACTTAGGAAACATTTTTCAGCCCAACCATTATCTAATATATTTGACAATCTGAGAgtagattttctttaa
- the CCDC160 gene encoding coiled-coil domain-containing protein 160 isoform X2: METLEMENKGKHWVEKLFSPHFSAQDFFSQVYQPESLMFEKLALARAKRVEEIYNRAIKNFQEEKRLKRKECFSKLIVREYEPNIVSAKINISKKEREGDSACCGAGNLDVGTEESLKKTEGHCIWNAKELADLRQEMHKNHVEGVSLKLQLSTLNAELVELKAKCKKIQVDFENAEQELLNSKKEVRCKNTQLQQIQKDSLKKDFELQTLKQHLHEKSANIRSLNQELLQARKEIQSLDLKNKDLQQEVKKLKQQHDLGYKACIEKVKLHYDLKIRNIQKELEDVKSELSDEKLLHAKNVKALEILRKHFSAQPLSNIFDNLRVDFL, translated from the coding sequence ATGGAAACCTTAGAAATGGAGAACAAAGGTAAACATTGGGTGGAGAAGTTATTTTCTCCTCATTTTAGTGCACAAGATTTTTTTAGTCAAGTCTATCAGCCTGAATCGCTGATGTTTGAAAAATTGGCTTTAGCGAGAGCAAAGAGAGTGGAAGAAATCTACAATAGAGCAATTAAAAATTTTCAAGAAGAAAAAAGGCTCAAAAGGAAAGAATGTTTTTCCAAACTCATTGTACGAGAATATGAACCAAACATAGTAAGTGCAAAGATAAACAtttcaaagaaggaaagagaaggggaTTCTGCCTGCTGTGGAGCTGGTAATTTAGATGTTGGGACTGAAGAAAGCTTAAAGAAAACAGAGGGTCATTGTATCTGGAATGCAAAGGAATTAGCAGATTTGCGACAAGAAATGCACAAGAACCATGTGGAAGGAGTTTCTCTGAAACTTCAGCTGTCCACCTTGAATGCAGAGTTAGTGGAACTGAAAGCTAAATGCAAAAAAATACAAGTGGACTTTGAAAATGCTGAACAAGAACTTCTAAACTCCAAAAAAGAGGTTCGCTGCAAAAATACCCAATTACAGCAGATTCAAAAGGACAgcttaaaaaaagattttgagCTTCAAACCTTAAAACAACATTTACATGAAAAATCAGCAAACATAAGAAGCTTAAATCAAGAGCTGCTTCAGGCAAGAAAAGAGATTCAGAGTTTGGATCTAAAGAACAAGGATTTACAACAAGAAGTTAAGAAGTTAAAACAGCAACATGATCTTGGATATAAGGCCTGCATAGAaaaggtgaaactgcattatgatttaaaaataagaaacatACAAAAAGAACTGGAGGATGTTAAAAGTGAGCTGAGTGATGAAAAGCTTTTGCATGCTAAGAATGTTAAGGCTTTGGAAATACTTAGGAAACATTTTTCAGCCCAACCATTATCTAATATATTTGACAATCTGAGAgtagattttctttaa